From Harpia harpyja isolate bHarHar1 chromosome 21, bHarHar1 primary haplotype, whole genome shotgun sequence, one genomic window encodes:
- the GPR146 gene encoding probable G-protein coupled receptor 146, translating to MWSCETLNNSTENSEDQHLCHDFHLVLSIFSLLYLIICFPIGLCYNGLLVLVNLYNKATMTMPDVYFVNIAIAGLIINALAPVYLLGLANTKWAIWNSNNEVYITLLILFNVSSLVTMYSTTLLSLDYYIERALPRTYMSSVYNTKHVCGFIWGGAMLTSFSSLLFYVCNHVSTKIIECSKMQNKEAADAIMVFIGYVVPAIAVLYALTLILRIRKEATPLDQDTGRLDPSVHRLLIATVCTQFTLWTPYYVILLVSTFTNAQGRIADENYSRILHFTKILSKFLAFSSSFVMPLLYRYINKNFPNKLRRLLKKIHCGNQGCSHERTVVQQVMT from the coding sequence ATGTGGAGCTGTGAAACCTTAAACAACAGTACCGAGAACAGCGAGGACCAGCACCTCTGCCATGACTTCCACCTTGtgctttccatcttttccctacTCTACCTCATTATATGTTTCCCAATTGGCCTTTGTTACAATGGCTTGCTGGTCCTAGTTAATCTCTATAACAAAGCTACTATGACTATGCCAGATGTTTACTTTGTCAACATTGCCATTGCTGGTCTCATCATCAACGCTTTGGCACCAGTGTACCTTCTAGGTCTTGCCAATACAAAATGGGCCATCTGGAATTCCAACAATGAAGTTTATATTACCTTACTTATTTTATTCAACGTCTCATCTTTAGTTACCATGTACTCTACTACATTACTCAGTCTGGACTACTACATTGAACGTGCTCTACCTAGAACTTACATGTCAAGTGTGTACAACACCAAACACGTTTGTGGATTCATATGGGGTGGTGCCATGCTTACAAGTTTTTCATCTCTCCTGTTCTATGTCTGCAATCATGTATCCACTAAAATAATTGAATGTTCCAAGATGCAGAACAAAGAAGCAGCAGATGCCATTATGGTCTTTATCGGGTATGTTGTACCAGCTATCGCTGTACTGTATGCACTTACATTAATCTTGCGAATACGCAAAGAGGCTACACCACTGGATCAAGACACTGGACGATTAGATCCATCGGTGCACAGGCTTTTGATTGCCACAGTCTGTACGCAGTTCACGTTATGGACACCCTATTATGTTATTCTTTTGGTAAGCACATTTACTAATGCACAAGGAAGAATCGCAGATGAAAACTACAGTCGAATATTACATTTTACCAAGATTTTATCAAAATTCTTGGCTTTCTCAAGCAGCTTTGTAATGCCTCTGCTCTACAGATATATTAACAAAAACTTTCCCAACAAATTACGACGCTTGCTTAAAAAGATACACTGTGGGAATCAAGGGTGTTCTCATGAACGCACAGTAGTACAGCAAGTTATGACATAG